From the Onychostoma macrolepis isolate SWU-2019 chromosome 13, ASM1243209v1, whole genome shotgun sequence genome, the window tttaatgaaaacaggGGGTTCCTGTAAAGTATGATAAcctcattaaataaatgaactgaaactcCATATAGTTTCAACTGATATTTATACATGGaataaaaccaaaccaaaccataTTTTGCATATCAAACATTATATTCAGTAATAATTTTGTTTAACTGGTGTTGCTTACTAGACATGAGACatgttttgtcccatgtctCAAGAATCAGTGCCACATTGTAATTCTTGATGATGCaaatgttaaatttgtttttttggtaGTGTTCTTCATTGTTAGAGCTGTTGTCAGCCTTTGGACTGAGCAATGCTTCTGCCGTTAGTCTCAATGATCTGGAGATGATGTGTCCAGCTATTCTCAGTCAGGTCCTGCTCCCTGCCTGCCCTTACACCTCCCCCTCAAACCGTAATGATTCTTCATTGTTACCTGATCACAAAGGTGAGTATGATTACCACAAATGGCTTCACCTTGGTGCAAGTGACAATCAAATGTGCTGTATGGAGCcaggaaaatatattttgagtaATGAGGAAATGGGCAGAGATTACAATAACACCTCTGGAGACCATATCATATCTGGAGACTATAtcttgttttatcattttatcagtGAGTTACAGATTGATTTCCTAGTATTTATTTTGGGAGTACAGTGTATTTACTCAAGCAAGAAATACACACTGTGTAATCATGGTTTTGCCCTTTTTGCTTATGAATCATAATGGTTAAAAGTTAATATTATCACCACTccacacattacacacacattcTTTTAGAGAGCAAACACTTGAACTGATAAGTGGATTTTCCATGACCCATCGTCACATTGTTGATTCACTCAAAGGATTTGAACTGTGCAGCATCAGTTTCTCATTTCACATTCAGAAAAAACAGCCTTTGTCTGATCACATTTCATATGGTAATGATGTCCTCACTAACAGACTGTACAAGAGATAGTATTTTACTTCACTGCATCCCAGTACCGAAACCTAATGCACTTCCTGTGTTGGGATGCAGCGAAGTAGAGCTGCAGTAAATTGTGATAAACTGAAGCTACAGTTTTTCCTCACATCTTGAACTGAATTGATGGAAATAAGTTTCATATGCCTCACTATGTGTAAATCTGTTTCCCCCTTCCTGTAGTTTGGGGTTATGGTTTCCTGGCCGTGACCGTGATAAACTTGGCTGCTCTGTTGGGGTTATTTCTGGTGCCTTTGactaaaaaaacatattttccaaAAGTCTTGACGTTTTTCATTGCATTGGCCATTGGGACACTGTTTTCAAATGCTGTACTGCAACTTATCCCAGAGGTAAGAATGAGTTACAGTGAGATTATGAGATGAGATTTGAGAAATAAAATGGCTTACAAAGGTTTAGATGGAAAAATATGTAGCTCTAGGGGGGGAAACGTTATCAGATTGGCCAAAAACAGTCAATTATTCAAAATCTCCATGCATGCGGTCCTAATTCTTATCTTTTTTTGTCAACTGAACAGGCCCTTGGCTTGGATCCTAAAGATGATAACTATGTGCTAAACGTAGTTGGGATTTTTGGtggattttacattttgttcttCACTGAACGAGTTTTAAAGATGGTACTGAAAGCAGATCCAGAGGTAAGAGCTTGCATGTGTTTGGACATTATTCACTAGAGCAGATAGAGCTGTTTTCAGACCTAACTCAATGGTTCACCTGCACTGCAGCTGGGACACAGTCATTTCCCTCCCTTGCAGTCAGCTGATGTCACCATCACCACCTTTAGCAATGACGCTGTCATAAATAACATCAGCGGTGACATCATCACAAACAACACCAATCATGAAATGAACTCTATCAATGAAAAGTCCAACAACCCGAGTGAGAGTCCAGCCGTTGAACAGGTAACACACAGAATTCATATGcataatcaaaaaaaaataaacatgcaggATTATCAATCATTAATGCTACACTGCTATTTGCCTGTTAgtactattgtgttattttactcTATATTATGATATTTACTGAATATGGTATTATCTTACTTACAATATGATGTATGATCATGAAAGCAATCCATATACTGATTAATATGCTGAATTATTCCAATACTAGATGTTAAGATCTTAAtacaaattgtgaaatataagaGGCCATCCATTGGGCAGTACTGGTGTGGGAACAGAATTTAAGGGGAAGATTTTCAAGGTTGAAAGTGATACAAAATAACACCACTGTTTCGTGGGAAAGCACAGAGAGAGTCTTTTTCCATTGGAGTGTAAACTAATTTAATGTAGCAGATTTTATGTAACCATTTTGATGTAACCATTCTTGAACAATGGCGGATCTGACCAAATCCCACCAATAAAAATGGGCCAAGTGGGCTGGTAATAAATTGTggcaaaaacagacaaatttGGTTAGTAAAAAGGTATAAAAATATGTATGGACAGACAGAGAATTAGAGGCAATGGATGAGGCGGCTGTCTTCTCGGCTTTGtttaataaagtcttattttggCATCTGAAACTCTGCTTTTTGAGCTTCTCTGACTTCATTGAAGAAATCTACTCTCTCGAGCCACGACAGTACCCAGAGATGCTTGTTTACCAGATCCTCCAGGAAATGTGCATGATTTCCTGATGTAGTGAAAGCACAATACATTTTAGATTAAAGATGAATGATTTACAGAAGCGCATTATTGATCTTGCATGTGGTTATATGCTCAACTGCTGTTTGTTTACTTTGTCTCCTTCAGTTGTCTCAGAAATGTTCATTCACCAtctaataatatttaaactaatgCCATCCACACAGTTAAAGCACAGTTGTGTTCCAccacaaatttttatttttttggtaaacatCTGCTAGACTACACAAGTCCGAATTTACTTCTTATAATAGCAACTTTAGGCCTATATGTCAGAATATAACTTTAAAAGCCACAATTGTGACTATATTTCTTGTGATAgtggcatttttacctttattacATTAGGGCAGATCAGAATGATTTAACAGTGTCTGTTTTCTGTTAAATTTGTGCAGAATGCATGTGTGTTATTAACTTGTCGCTGGCTGAAAGGGGATGGAATGTCTAATATAAAGACTGTGGCGTGGATGATCACTGTCAGTGACGCTGTGCATAACTTCATCGACGGTCTGGCCATCGGAGCGTCCTTCACACTCTCTCTACTCACCGGCTTCAGCACCTCTATTGCCATCTTCTGTGAAGAGTTCCCTCATGAGCTGGGTAAAACACAGACATAGAGACCTATCATCAAAAGatcatatcattttttaatgtcagattttctttctgtctctctgtagGTGATTTTGTGATTCTGTTGAACTCCGGTATGAGTGTTGGTCAGACTGCGTGTTTTAATTTGCTGTCAGCGATGTGCTGTTATCTCGGTCTTGCATTGGGGATCCTGCTGGGCCGTAGTTTTGCTCCAAATGCTATCTTTGCCATTGCTGGTGGAATGTTTCTCTATATCTCCCTTGCAGACATGGTAAGACATCTTCTTTCAGTAATGACTGCCTGAATGTACATTATCCCACTTATTACAACTCAGCATAAAACATGTCcatgaaatactgatttcaGTTTGAATTAATTTATAGCTTTTATTATACCTTAAGGATTCCactaaggaaaaaaaaaaaaaacagctggtgTCATGATAAATCAGATCTTCCCTAGAAATCAAGTTTAAAGAACTTTTAATGGTTTTCTTTCATGCCTGACCACAATTTCTTCAAAATCGCAACATGTCATttgaactacattttaaaagccATTAATATCTGTTTCTTATCAATACCTGCTTAGCCTGATAGCTTAGCTAATACACCACATGTTTACACACATCACAACGATCTTTAAAATAACGTGTTAAATTAAGTGTTAAATAATAAGTGTTTATTAAAGTTGTCGTTCTTATTGTAATTAAcagttaaatgtaaaatgtaattttaaatgtaaagtcAAAGATAATTACACTGTCCcattgtttttaatgcattataaagcaattatatatacagtatctcacagaagtttAGAAagattatatcttttcatgtgacaacactgaagaaatgacacttgctacaatttaaagtagtgagtgtgcagcttgtataacagtgtaaatttgctgtcccctcaaaataactcaacacacagccattaatgtctaaaccgctggccacaaaagtgagtacacccctaagtgaaaatgtccaaattaggctcaaagtgtcaatattttgagtggccaccattattttccagcactgccttaaccctcttgggcatggagttcaccagagcttcacaggttgacactggagtcctcttccactcctccatgacgacatcacggagctggtggatgttagagaccttgcgctcctccaccttccgtttgatgatgccccacagatgctcaatagggtttaggtctggagacatgcttggccagtccatcacctttaccctcagcttctttagcaaggcagtgttcgtcttggaggtgtgtttggggtcgttatcatggtggaatactgccctgcagcccagtctccgaagggaggggattatgctctgcttcagtatgtcacagtacatgttggcattcatggtttcctcaatgaactgtagctccccagtgccggcagcactcatgcagccccagatcatgacactcccaccaccatgcttgactgcaggcaagacacacttgtctttgtactcctcacctggttgctgccacacacgcttgacaccatctgaaccaaataagtttatcttggtctcatcagacaaCAGGCCAttgttccagtaatccatgtccttagtctgcttgtcttcagcaaactatctgcgggctttcttgtgcatcatctttagaagaggcttccttctgggaacgacagccatgcagaccaatttgatgcagtgtgcggcgtatggtctgagcactgacaggctgaccccccaccccttcaacctctgcagcaatgctggcagcactcatatgtctatttcccaaacacaacctctggatatgacactgagcacgtgcactcaacttctttggtcgaccatggcgaggcttgttctgagtggaacatgtcctgttaaaccactgtatggtcttggccaccgtgctgcagctcagtttcagggtcttggcttATAGTCttaccatctttatgtagagcaacaattctttttttcagatcctcagagagttctttgccatgaggtgccatgttgaacttccagtgaccagtatgagagagtgagagcgataacaccaaatttaacacatctgctccccattcacacctgagaccttgtaacactaacaagtcacatgacacaggggagagaaaatggctaattgggcccaatttggacattttcacttaggggtgtactcaattttgtggccagcggtttagacattaatggctgtgagttattttgaggggacagcaaatttacagtgttatacaagctgtacactcactactttacattgtagcaaagtgtcatttcttcagtgttgtcacatgaaaagatataataaaatatttacaaaaatgtgaagggtttactcacttctgtgagatactgtatattttaaattattatagttTGTGTGTACATGGTACAACTAGATGAAGATCAAATTTTGAGGGAGAACCCAATTTGTCACAACCTGGCCTAGCTATAAAGCAAACATATcaacaattttacagttttttttaaatcatctaATGCAAGATGCCACCAGTTGCGTTTGCAAGAAACAAGAATGAGCAAAGTCCGAGCTGTGATACAagaaaaagtacaaatttaccattgtgttcactgtaaaaaaaaaaaaaaaaaattgagcaaactttaaaagtttaaggcaatcagcttcagcagatttttgagttttctcaacttatttttttatgaacttTCTAATTACAATATTTGCCATTTTTCCAGTTCCCAGAGATGAACAGTATCATGGCTTCACATACCAAAGGTTATCGAGATAGGGTTGTGTTCTTCCTGATCCAAAATGCTGGGCTGCTCACCGGATTCACTGTAATTTTGCTTATTACCCTGTTTGCTGGAGATATCAATCTGGGGTAGAAAGACAGAAGCGAATGAAAGTGAGAAACAAGGAACAATTGTTTTCAGTGCCAGAAACCAAATACTTGAAACAGACACTGTTGGTTTTTCTGTTTGTACAGTATGTTAGACTTGTACTGTATTTGCTGTTGGGAAAAACATAACACAATCATATGGTCCTGGAGTAcatgatttttattatattgtttaatgAGATTTTGCTGTTGTACTGATGTGAGTGTTAGTGTCTGACGTGAACAGGCAACAATACAGCGCTGTGTGAGGAGGAATTCCTCAGTGGCAGTAGCAGCCTAGCACTGAGTCTCTGAGCAGCTTTGTCATCCAAATGTCAATGCTGAAGCACCTTTTGAGTGAGACCATATCATGTTCACACAGTCTCTAaccaaagaaaatgaaagtgaattTAAACCTTTCATGCCTTTCCATTGAGTTAGAACAAGGTCTGGGATACAAAATGTATTCTaccaaatgtattttttttttaaagatttaaaaaacaaaatgtacattgtgaaaaaagtatttatttaaacattcatCTCtctagtttgtttttgtttgttgtctttCTAGATGGCTTTTTTCCCACTGTCACCTTTAGCTCACTAGTTATAGGCTATATGTgccattattttatgtaaaactgCTTTTTAATTGTACTTATTCTGAAAAGagttatacaaataaatatgaattgaactaaagatgtttctcctaaattTTAACATTGGGCAGAAAATGTTGAGATTTTAACTTTTAcacaaagtatatatttttcagataatatttaaataattgtttgcTGTAGTACAATGGCAAGTAAAAGCCAATAAGCTCTCTGtaaggttttgttttttcatacaTGGTGTTCTATATATCACTTAAAGttttatattctatatttaaatttaatgtattttgctTTAGGAATGTGACATTTTCCATTTTCCTGTCAATAGTAgtgttaacttaaaaaaaaagaagaaaaaaaagtataaaataagttattaattTAATGCTAATATACCACAAAGTATAGTGTTAAAATTTGACACTAATCAATAATCATTAATTAATAATGCCATTACATGCATAAAAACACATCATGACAATCTGTTTCAAGGAATCAtgacatatactgtacattatgaaTCAGTATATATATTCCGACAATTCATAGCAATGTACAGTTCACCAAACACCCATAGCCATCATTATATGCCAGGATActtcagttttgtttgtttttctctacACACTGACCTCCTGATAAGAGTCATATAACAATTAGAGAtttataacataataaaaaaataataattagcagAGTGGCACAATTGTAACAAACATGAAAAGTGTTGTTACTGATAAGGGCACCAGGACAATCAGGAAGTTTGTAGATGTGGAACATGGTACATGTGGTGATGCAATTTATGACAACGTATTTGTGCTGCTGTATGACCTGCAAATCATTGCAGGGATAGTCTGATTAAACTGTTCTCATCATGTGTCAGTACACCTTTGGAAATGGTTTCAAATGCAGTGTCATTGAGAATAGTGGTGATCCTGAGTCAAGGGGAGAGCAGGGAAACTGGTCAGCAGTTGAAGTTTGAATCACTTCTAATGTGTGCTGGAAGTAAAACTAAGCAATAAAGGTCACAAAATCAATTATTTCTGTGGTGATAGGGCTTGTTTGTTGTACATGTTTTGGTTACCGCCCCATAGGgctttcaataaaaatgttatcatcttttttaatcttttaatctaattttgtaaatgtaccATAGAAATACAATTGCCTCGCTTTCTctgtgtctgtttttttttgtcctagGGTGATAATGACACAGTCATCGTTAGTTTCTGCTTCAGAGGCAGACTATATTTGTTTCTGTCCAGTCGATGGCGCTAGTGTTCATATGTTCAGAGACTGCCGATAGGCCTATATATAGAGAGGATTTGCGGTTTGACCATATTCTTTCTTTGCATTACACTGCCAGTTTATAAAAATCTAATAGCATCTGCAGTTCTctgaatttaatttgaatttaatgaattttaaatgaTACTCCTTGTGACTGTCTGAATAATTTAGGAACATGTTTTGATACTCAATCTGTCTTTTGCCAGCCACTAGTGGTCAAGCCAGCGTTATTAGCAGTTGTTGATCATTTTAAAACGAAACAAACAATGCCTAAACTGAACACTGACTTTTAGAACATTATGAAGCTGCAGATTCGGAGCCTGCTGCATCCACAGTCCCGCACCTAGAGTCCCGCATTTTCAGACCCCTCGTTTTTCGAGACAGCGCCTCCTATCAAATTGGATCGGAAAAACATTTGTGTATTTCAGTACACCCTCTCAATGGTCTGTGCCATCGACTTCGATTTCCAAGAGGTAAGTTAATAAAAGgaaatttatgtttattttatttactttaagttTATTTGGTAAAAGTAGAAAACAGTATGACCTTTAACTGGGCATTTATTTCAGGTTGACATGCCCATGATTAGAAAATGGTGGTGCCTTATGCTAATGGAACGATTTCAAATT encodes:
- the slc39a8 gene encoding metal cation symporter ZIP8 codes for the protein MEESFIQNVLRFYGESGSLSTGNLENFLRLITSRRAPSVDADANPLKNTECSSLLELLSAFGLSNASAVSLNDLEMMCPAILSQVLLPACPYTSPSNRNDSSLLPDHKVWGYGFLAVTVINLAALLGLFLVPLTKKTYFPKVLTFFIALAIGTLFSNAVLQLIPEALGLDPKDDNYVLNVVGIFGGFYILFFTERVLKMVLKADPELGHSHFPPLQSADVTITTFSNDAVINNISGDIITNNTNHEMNSINEKSNNPSESPAVEQNACVLLTCRWLKGDGMSNIKTVAWMITVSDAVHNFIDGLAIGASFTLSLLTGFSTSIAIFCEEFPHELGDFVILLNSGMSVGQTACFNLLSAMCCYLGLALGILLGRSFAPNAIFAIAGGMFLYISLADMFPEMNSIMASHTKGYRDRVVFFLIQNAGLLTGFTVILLITLFAGDINLG